The following coding sequences lie in one Hydrogenophaga sp. PBL-H3 genomic window:
- a CDS encoding HlyC/CorC family transporter, translating into MAESPPSSGPQRSLRHADKRGFLQKLAEFIHPGPDSKDELIETLADAEDNDIINAESRVMLEGVIRIADMTAGDVMVATPRMDVLDIDAPFDQLLHLVIDTAHSRFPVFEGERENIIGILLAKDLLKLQRAPELNIRALLRPATFVPETKGLNDLLREFRGNRNHLAIVIDEFGRVAGLITIEDVLEEIVGEIEDEFDVAEDEGDIFGLADSTWRVSGDTPIERINESFGLKLPEDDFDTIGGMIAHAMGHVPKRGEVHELEGLRFTVLHTKGGAVKWFKVAPIPAEP; encoded by the coding sequence GTGGCCGAATCCCCTCCCAGTAGTGGGCCGCAGCGCAGCCTGCGGCATGCCGACAAACGTGGTTTCCTGCAAAAGCTCGCGGAGTTCATTCACCCCGGGCCGGATTCCAAGGACGAACTGATCGAGACCCTCGCCGATGCCGAGGACAACGACATCATCAACGCCGAGTCGCGGGTGATGCTCGAAGGCGTGATCCGCATCGCCGACATGACCGCTGGCGACGTGATGGTGGCCACACCGCGCATGGATGTGCTGGACATCGATGCGCCCTTTGACCAGTTGCTTCATCTGGTCATCGACACCGCGCACTCGCGTTTCCCGGTCTTTGAAGGTGAGCGCGAAAACATCATCGGCATCTTGCTGGCCAAGGACCTGCTCAAGCTGCAGCGTGCACCCGAGCTCAACATCCGAGCCCTGCTTCGCCCCGCCACCTTTGTTCCCGAGACCAAGGGGCTCAACGACCTCTTGCGCGAGTTCCGCGGCAACCGCAACCACCTGGCCATCGTGATCGACGAGTTCGGCCGCGTGGCTGGCCTCATCACCATCGAAGACGTGCTGGAAGAAATCGTCGGCGAGATCGAAGACGAATTCGACGTGGCCGAAGACGAAGGCGACATCTTCGGTCTGGCCGACAGCACCTGGCGCGTGAGCGGCGACACGCCGATCGAACGCATCAACGAATCCTTTGGCCTGAAGCTCCCGGAAGACGACTTCGACACCATCGGCGGCATGATCGCCCACGCCATGGGCCACGTGCCCAAGCGCGGCGAAGTCCACGAGCTCGAAGGCCTTCGCT
- a CDS encoding GNAT family N-acetyltransferase: MVDSARWFKSATPPAQGAASPAVPAPAGAARVADDRAFPSTSVVVPIRSIGPGQRDRILGHLLALEPHDRYLRFGYAANEEQITRYVDQLNFERDELFGIFNRNLDLIAMAHLAFSIDPQYTSCAEFGVSVAKSARGRGYGSRLFERAVMHARNEGVTQLFIHALSENTAMLKIARHAGAIIERDGSESEAHLRLPPADFDSRVTEMVNQQVALTDYHLKAQAKQFWSVLAMLQDIRQGVREARERVRG; encoded by the coding sequence ATGGTCGATTCCGCTCGCTGGTTCAAGTCTGCAACGCCGCCCGCTCAAGGTGCGGCCAGCCCAGCCGTGCCCGCGCCGGCAGGTGCCGCGCGTGTAGCCGATGACCGTGCGTTCCCGTCCACCAGTGTCGTGGTGCCCATCCGCTCAATCGGCCCGGGCCAACGCGACCGCATCCTGGGCCACCTGCTGGCGCTGGAGCCGCACGATCGGTACCTGCGTTTTGGTTACGCCGCCAACGAAGAGCAGATCACCCGCTATGTAGATCAGCTCAATTTCGAGCGAGACGAACTCTTCGGCATCTTCAACCGCAATCTCGACCTGATCGCCATGGCCCACCTGGCCTTCTCGATCGATCCGCAGTACACCAGCTGTGCCGAATTCGGCGTGTCGGTGGCCAAGAGCGCACGCGGACGCGGCTATGGAAGTCGGTTGTTCGAGCGCGCGGTCATGCACGCGCGCAACGAAGGCGTGACGCAGCTGTTCATCCATGCCTTGTCGGAGAACACCGCCATGCTCAAGATAGCGCGCCATGCCGGCGCGATCATCGAGCGCGACGGCTCCGAGTCGGAAGCCCACCTGCGTCTGCCGCCGGCCGATTTTGACTCGCGCGTGACCGAGATGGTCAACCAGCAGGTGGCCCTCACCGACTACCACCTCAAGGCCCAGGCCAAACAGTTCTGGAGTGTGCTGGCCATGTTGCAAGACATTCGCCAAGGCGTGCGCGAAGCTCGCGAACGGGTCCGCGGCTGA
- a CDS encoding Lrp/AsnC family transcriptional regulator: protein MEALDKLDRHILRSLQADGRATYDQIAEAVGLSPSAVLRRVRRLEEAHVIDRYVALVRPEAVGLGLTAYVSVRLEKHTGSAKRNPMDLFRASVLAWPEVVECAALTGEMDFQLRLVVADMAAYSRFIMETLLKHPSVQDCKTSFVMDRVKSTTALPL, encoded by the coding sequence ATGGAAGCACTGGACAAGCTTGATCGGCACATTTTGCGCAGCCTGCAGGCCGATGGCCGCGCCACCTACGACCAGATCGCCGAGGCGGTGGGCCTGTCGCCCAGCGCTGTGCTGAGGCGCGTGCGACGGCTCGAAGAGGCGCACGTGATCGACCGCTATGTGGCCCTGGTGCGTCCGGAAGCCGTGGGGTTGGGTCTCACAGCCTACGTGAGCGTGCGCCTGGAAAAACACACCGGAAGCGCCAAGCGCAACCCGATGGACCTGTTTCGCGCCAGCGTGCTGGCCTGGCCCGAAGTGGTGGAATGCGCGGCACTCACCGGGGAGATGGACTTTCAGTTGCGGTTGGTGGTGGCCGACATGGCCGCCTACTCGCGCTTCATCATGGAGACCTTGCTCAAACACCCCAGCGTGCAGGACTGCAAGACCAGTTTCGTGATGGACAGAGTGAAAAGCACGACCGCCTTGCCGCTTTAG
- the hppD gene encoding 4-hydroxyphenylpyruvate dioxygenase, translating to MNSALPTAVQTAATEWENPMGTDGFEFIEYAAPDPVAMGALFERMGFKPIAKHRHKAVTLYRQGEINFIINAEPDSFAQRFARLHGPSVCAIAFRVRDAKAAYERAIALGAWGYAQSAGPGELNIPAIKGIGDSIIYFIDRWRGKNGTKEGDIGNIGFFDVDFEPLPGAELNPAGHGLTYIDHLTHNVHRGRMDEWAGFYERLFNFREVRYFDIEGQATGVKSKAMTSPCGKIRIPINEEGNEKAGQIQEYLDRYHGEGIQHIAMGSTNLYDTVDALELSGVKLLNTSETYYELLPKRIPNHSENVEALKQRNILVDGAPGELLLQIFSENQLGPIFFEFIQRKGNQGFGEGNFKALFETMELDQVRRGVLKA from the coding sequence ATGAACTCAGCCCTGCCCACCGCCGTCCAGACCGCCGCGACCGAATGGGAGAACCCCATGGGCACCGACGGTTTCGAGTTCATCGAATACGCCGCGCCCGACCCGGTGGCCATGGGTGCGCTGTTCGAGCGCATGGGCTTCAAGCCGATCGCGAAGCACCGGCACAAGGCCGTGACGCTGTACCGCCAGGGCGAGATCAACTTCATCATCAATGCCGAGCCCGACAGCTTCGCGCAGCGCTTCGCGCGTTTGCATGGCCCCAGCGTGTGCGCGATCGCCTTCCGCGTGCGCGACGCCAAGGCCGCTTACGAGCGTGCGATTGCGCTCGGCGCCTGGGGCTACGCGCAGTCGGCCGGCCCGGGCGAACTGAACATCCCGGCCATCAAGGGCATCGGCGACTCCATCATCTATTTCATCGACCGCTGGCGCGGCAAAAACGGCACCAAAGAGGGCGACATCGGCAACATCGGCTTCTTCGACGTGGACTTCGAGCCGCTGCCCGGTGCCGAGCTCAACCCCGCAGGCCATGGCCTGACCTACATCGACCACCTCACGCACAACGTGCACCGCGGCCGCATGGACGAGTGGGCAGGCTTCTACGAGCGCCTGTTCAACTTCCGCGAGGTGCGCTACTTCGACATCGAGGGCCAGGCCACCGGCGTGAAGAGCAAGGCCATGACCAGTCCTTGCGGCAAGATCCGCATCCCGATCAACGAAGAAGGCAACGAGAAGGCGGGACAGATCCAGGAGTACCTGGACCGGTACCACGGCGAGGGGATCCAGCACATCGCCATGGGCTCGACCAACCTGTACGACACGGTGGACGCGCTGGAGCTCAGCGGCGTGAAGCTGCTCAACACCAGCGAGACCTACTACGAGCTGCTGCCCAAGCGCATCCCCAACCACAGTGAAAATGTGGAGGCGCTGAAGCAGCGCAACATCCTGGTGGATGGCGCGCCTGGTGAACTGCTGCTGCAGATCTTCAGCGAGAACCAGCTGGGCCCGATCTTCTTCGAGTTCATCCAGCGCAAGGGCAACCAGGGCTTCGGTGAGGGCAACTTCAAGGCGCTCTTCGAGACCATGGAACTCGACCAGGTGCGCCGCGGCGTGCTCAAGGCCTGA
- the phhA gene encoding phenylalanine 4-monooxygenase encodes MAVEPVVYGASERPPRGDYSRALADYTCPQNWASYTAADHDTYRRLYERQTALLPGLACDAFIEALPSLGIKDHIPRFEEINVRLRSATGWELVAVPGLIPERPFFDLLAHRRFPVTDWIRNPEEFDYIVEPDVFHDLFGHVPLLFNPVFADYVQRYGVGGLKAHDLGAGELLSRLYWYTIEFGLIRQANGLRAYGAGILSSSGELRHSVTSPKPRRIALDLLRCMRTRYKIDDYQATYFVIDSFEQLFDMTAPDFAPLYETVRSLGELGADATIASDSFITLG; translated from the coding sequence ATGGCCGTTGAACCCGTTGTGTATGGTGCCAGCGAGCGTCCACCGCGCGGTGACTACTCGCGCGCGCTGGCCGACTACACCTGCCCGCAAAACTGGGCCTCGTACACCGCGGCCGACCACGACACCTATCGCCGCCTCTACGAGCGCCAGACCGCGCTGTTGCCCGGCCTGGCATGCGACGCCTTCATCGAAGCCCTCCCCTCGCTGGGCATCAAGGATCACATTCCCCGCTTCGAGGAAATCAACGTTCGACTTCGGTCCGCGACCGGCTGGGAGTTGGTGGCGGTGCCTGGCCTCATTCCGGAGCGCCCCTTTTTCGATCTTCTCGCCCACCGGCGCTTCCCCGTCACCGACTGGATTCGCAATCCGGAAGAGTTCGACTACATCGTTGAGCCCGACGTGTTTCACGACCTGTTCGGCCACGTGCCGCTGCTGTTCAATCCGGTGTTCGCCGACTACGTGCAGCGCTACGGCGTCGGGGGCCTGAAGGCGCACGACCTGGGCGCGGGCGAACTGCTTTCGCGGCTGTATTGGTACACCATCGAATTCGGCCTGATCCGCCAGGCCAACGGGCTGCGGGCTTATGGCGCTGGCATCCTGAGTTCGTCAGGCGAGCTGCGCCACAGCGTCACCAGCCCCAAGCCACGGCGCATCGCGCTGGACCTGCTGCGCTGCATGCGCACGCGCTACAAGATCGACGACTACCAGGCCACCTACTTCGTCATCGACAGCTTCGAACAGCTGTTCGATATGACCGCGCCCGACTTCGCACCGCTCTACGAGACGGTGCGCTCGCTTGGTGAACTCGGGGCCGACGCGACCATCGCAAGCGACTCGTTCATCACCCTGGGGTGA
- a CDS encoding esterase/lipase family protein has protein sequence MEPLNTPNLLVRTHESPSTLARLQQAIVLGALAAASLWLWAMGPRSAVWAVAGVVFVFLGYAAVLAIEMVAAAVVNRGDASTRAQVSQWIAAWWQEVRVAPQVFGWRQPFCWRHMPDTVAASDTSRPAVVLIHGFVCNRGFWLPWMRRLRELQVPYVSVNLEPIFGSIDEYVPLVDAAVNRATALTGRAPTLICHSMGGLAARAWLASAADASARIDKVITIGSPHRGTWLARFSHLNNGRQMRHDGDWQQALLARELLLHPQRNTGRFVCWYSNTDNIVFPASTATLPGADNRLVPGAAHVALAFHPRVMNESLAMVASAPSSPSERTVS, from the coding sequence ATGGAACCCTTGAACACACCCAATCTCTTGGTGCGGACCCACGAGTCACCGTCGACGTTGGCCCGACTGCAACAGGCGATCGTGCTGGGCGCATTGGCGGCGGCCAGTCTATGGCTATGGGCGATGGGGCCACGCTCTGCGGTCTGGGCTGTTGCAGGTGTCGTCTTTGTGTTCCTGGGGTACGCGGCGGTCCTTGCGATTGAAATGGTGGCTGCAGCGGTGGTCAACCGGGGGGACGCAAGCACCCGGGCCCAGGTGTCTCAATGGATCGCCGCCTGGTGGCAAGAGGTGAGGGTGGCTCCGCAGGTGTTTGGCTGGCGGCAGCCCTTCTGCTGGCGGCACATGCCCGACACCGTTGCCGCTTCAGACACCTCCCGTCCCGCGGTGGTCTTGATTCACGGATTTGTTTGCAACCGCGGATTCTGGTTGCCCTGGATGAGGCGGCTGCGCGAACTCCAGGTGCCCTACGTGTCGGTCAACCTGGAGCCGATCTTCGGCTCGATTGACGAGTACGTGCCGCTCGTCGATGCTGCCGTGAACCGCGCGACGGCGCTGACAGGCCGGGCGCCTACGCTCATCTGTCACAGCATGGGCGGGCTGGCGGCGCGGGCGTGGTTGGCCAGCGCCGCAGACGCCAGTGCTCGCATCGACAAGGTCATCACCATCGGATCACCTCACCGCGGCACGTGGCTGGCGCGGTTCAGCCATTTGAACAACGGGCGTCAGATGCGCCACGACGGCGACTGGCAGCAGGCGTTGCTGGCGCGCGAACTGCTTTTGCACCCGCAGCGCAACACGGGGCGCTTCGTCTGTTGGTACAGCAACACCGACAACATCGTCTTCCCGGCGTCCACTGCTACTTTGCCCGGCGCTGACAACCGCCTCGTGCCCGGCGCAGCGCACGTCGCGCTGGCGTTTCACCCCAGGGTGATGAACGAGTCGCTTGCGATGGTCGCGTCGGCCCCGAGTTCACCAAGCGAGCGCACCGTCTCGTAG
- a CDS encoding FFLEELY motif protein, whose protein sequence is MSQNTSAADLIRTHLARVDQLRRQAHTEGWQSAVDEVKLLQAHRFRATYSDFLQHPRYAPATRFFLDELYGVHDFVQRDAQFSRIAGALERLFPEAVAQLAVDLAETHALTEVLDQKLATHWQTLDPGLPAATRYILSWRLTNSRESRERQLTVIQHMGLELQRLTRMKSLRLGLRMMRNPARVAGLDVLQHFLESGFDAFSSLGDARPFLNAINERESRWVQAFFEQPMDACSEALTRELTSSN, encoded by the coding sequence ATGAGCCAGAACACCAGTGCCGCAGACCTCATCCGGACGCATCTTGCGCGTGTGGATCAGTTGCGCCGGCAGGCACACACTGAAGGCTGGCAGTCGGCTGTCGACGAAGTCAAGTTGCTGCAAGCCCATCGATTTCGAGCGACCTATTCCGACTTCTTGCAGCATCCGCGGTACGCACCGGCCACCCGATTCTTTCTGGACGAGCTTTATGGCGTACACGATTTCGTCCAACGTGACGCCCAGTTCTCGCGAATCGCTGGAGCCCTTGAGCGTTTGTTTCCAGAGGCGGTGGCCCAACTCGCAGTGGATCTCGCCGAGACCCACGCGCTGACTGAAGTGCTTGACCAGAAGCTGGCCACCCACTGGCAGACGCTTGATCCTGGCTTACCTGCAGCGACCCGCTATATCTTGAGCTGGCGCCTGACCAACTCCAGAGAGTCCCGCGAGCGGCAGCTGACGGTCATTCAACACATGGGACTTGAATTGCAGCGGCTCACGCGCATGAAGAGCCTGCGCCTTGGCCTTCGCATGATGCGCAATCCAGCGCGTGTGGCCGGTCTTGACGTCCTTCAGCACTTTCTGGAAAGCGGTTTCGATGCGTTCTCAAGCCTGGGCGATGCACGACCGTTCCTGAACGCGATCAATGAACGCGAGTCCCGCTGGGTGCAGGCCTTCTTCGAGCAACCCATGGACGCTTGCAGCGAAGCACTAACCCGTGAGTTGACCAGCAGCAACTGA
- a CDS encoding MBL fold metallo-hydrolase: MIASHDKSTVAASLAAQGITVFERGWLSSNNVLLMGDGPSSLVDSGYCIHSRQTVSLVQGALKGRPLDLLLNTHLHSDHCGGNASLQDAFPQLQTLIPPGQAGSVADWDPVALTYEPTGQSCPAFKHQGTLRPGKSIQLGRDGWEIHAAKGHDPHSVILFQRESGILISADALWGNGFGIVFPELEGTDAFDDVSATLDLIASLAPSVVIPGHGAVFFDIRGALQRARSRLDQFVRHPAKHRRHALKVLIKFKLLEWQSVSFEDLLHWYKTTPYISIIEQRTTFANEPSLEDSLQTLLDELNSSRALRLESGHIYNA; the protein is encoded by the coding sequence ATGATCGCCTCGCACGACAAGAGCACGGTAGCAGCCAGCCTGGCCGCCCAGGGAATCACGGTCTTCGAGCGCGGCTGGCTTTCGTCAAACAACGTGCTGCTCATGGGCGACGGTCCGAGCTCACTCGTTGACTCCGGGTATTGCATTCATTCCCGTCAAACTGTCTCGCTTGTGCAAGGGGCGCTGAAAGGCCGCCCGCTGGACCTTCTACTGAACACGCACCTGCACAGCGATCATTGCGGGGGAAATGCCTCTCTGCAGGACGCGTTTCCTCAACTGCAAACACTGATTCCTCCGGGACAAGCGGGCTCGGTTGCAGATTGGGACCCTGTCGCGTTGACTTACGAACCCACAGGCCAATCATGCCCAGCGTTCAAGCACCAAGGAACCTTGAGGCCTGGCAAGAGCATTCAGTTGGGACGTGACGGTTGGGAAATTCACGCCGCGAAAGGGCACGATCCCCATTCGGTGATCCTGTTTCAGCGCGAGTCTGGAATCCTCATCTCGGCAGATGCCTTGTGGGGGAACGGATTTGGCATCGTTTTCCCGGAACTTGAAGGCACCGATGCCTTCGACGACGTATCCGCCACGTTGGATCTGATAGCAAGCTTGGCTCCCAGCGTCGTCATCCCCGGCCATGGAGCTGTCTTTTTCGATATCAGGGGAGCCCTGCAGCGAGCCCGTAGTCGCCTTGATCAGTTCGTGCGCCATCCGGCCAAGCACCGACGGCACGCGCTGAAGGTGCTGATCAAGTTCAAGCTTCTGGAATGGCAGTCCGTGTCCTTTGAAGACTTGCTTCATTGGTACAAGACCACGCCTTACATCTCGATCATTGAACAACGCACCACTTTCGCCAACGAACCATCTCTTGAAGACTCGCTCCAGACCTTGCTAGACGAACTGAACTCCAGTCGTGCACTGCGTCTGGAATCGGGTCACATCTACAACGCCTGA